The proteins below come from a single Lates calcarifer isolate ASB-BC8 linkage group LG11, TLL_Latcal_v3, whole genome shotgun sequence genomic window:
- the LOC108902656 gene encoding LOW QUALITY PROTEIN: dynamin-2-like (The sequence of the model RefSeq protein was modified relative to this genomic sequence to represent the inferred CDS: deleted 1 base in 1 codon) produces MGNRGMEDLIPLINKLQDAFSSIGQSCNLDLPQIAVVGGQSAGKSSVLENFVGRDFLPRGSGIVTRRPLILQLVNNKAEYAEFLHCKGKKFVDFDEVRSEIEAETDRITGSNKGISPIPINLRVYSPHVLNLTLIDLPGMTKVAVGDQPQDIEHQIRDMLMQFITKESCLILAVTPANTDLANSDALKIAKEVDPQGLRTIGVITKLDLMDEGTDAKDILENKLLPLRRGYIGVVNRSQKDIDGKKDIRAALAAERKFFLSHPAYRHMAERMGTPHLQKALNQQLTNHIRDTLPGLRSKLQSQLLSLEKEVEEYKNFRPDDPTRKTKALLQMVQQFGVDFEKCIEGSGDQVDTNELSGGAKINRIFHERFPFELVKIVFDEKELRREISHAIKNVHGVRTGLFTPDLAFEAIVKKQIVKLKTPCLKCIDLVIQELINTVRQCTNKLNSYPRLREETERIVTTHVREREGKTKDQVLLLIDIELSYINTNHEDFIGFANAQQRNTAANKKRAIPNQLGGLGEVLEEKVIRKGWLTINISIMKGGSKEYWFVLTAESLSWYKDEEEKEKKYMLPLDNLKIRDVEKGFMSTKHIFAIFNTEQRNVYKDLRQIELACDSQEDVDSWKASFLRAGVYPEKDQTENEEAAPADTFSMDPQLERQVETIRNLVDSYIGIINKSIRDLVPKTIMHLMINSAKDFIHSELLAYLYSSGDQNSLMEESADQAQRRDEMLRMYHALKEALHIIGDISANTISTPVPPPVNDTWLQEASPTPQRRPPPAAAPPPSRPPAVRGPTPGPPMNPSPAFGVPLNPSPAFGAPPIPSRPGQPMNAFNSGQDPFSAPPQIPSRPARIPPGVPSRRPPGAPSHRPTIIRPAEPSLLD; encoded by the exons ATGGGGAACCGGGGCATGGAAGACCTGATTCCCCTGATCAACAAGCTTCAGGACGCTTTCAGCTCCATTGGCCAGAGTTGCAATTTAGACCTTCCTCAGATCGCTGTGGTCGGCGGACAGAGCGCTGGGAAAAGCTCAGTCTTGGAAAATTTTGTTGGCAG ggACTTTCTTCCACGTGGATCAGGCATTGTTACCCGCAGACCTCTCATTTTGCAGCTGGTCAACAATAAAGCAG AATATGCTGAATTCCTGCACTGCAAAGGGAAGAAGTTTGTGGATTTTGATGAGGTGCGGTCGGAAATTGAGGCAGAGACTGACAGGATAACAGGCTCCAACAAAGGCATCTCTCCCATCCCAATTAACCTGAGAGTCTACTCCCCACACG TACTGAACCTGACCCTGATAGACCTTCCGGGAATGACTAAGGTTGCCGTCGGAGACCAGCCCCAGGACATTGAGCACCAGATCAGGGACATGCTGATGCAGTTCATCACTAAGGAGAGTTGTCTCATCCTGGCCGTCACCCCTGCCAACACTGACCTGGCCAACTCAGATGCCCTGAAGATCGCCAAGGAGGTGGACCCACAGG GTCTGCGTACCATTGGTGTTATAACAAAACTGGATCTGATGGATGAAGGGACA GATGCAAAAGACATCCTTGAAAATAAGCTGCTGCCGCTGCGTAGAG GCTACATTGGTGTGGTGAACCGCAGTCAGAAAGACATTGATGGGAAGAAGGACATTCGTGCTGCTCTAGCTGCAGAGAGGAAGTTCTTCCTTTCCCACCCTGCCTACAGACACATGGCAGAGCGTATGGGCACGCCACATCTACAAAAGGCACTCAACCAG caATTGACCAACCACATCAGAGACACCCTACCTGGTCTGCGCAGTAAGCTGCAGAGTCAACTCCTCTCCctggagaaggaggtggaggagtacAAGAACTTCCGTCCAGATGACCCAACACGCAAGACGAAGGCCTTGTTGCA GATGGTGCAGCAATTTGGTGTGGACTTTGAGAAGTGCATCGAAGGCTCAGGGGATCAGGTGGACACCAACGAGCTTTCAGGTGGTGCCAAGATCAACCGCATCTTCCATGAACGCTTCCCCTTTGAATTGGTCAAG ATTGTGTTTGATGAGAAGGAGCTAAGGCGAGAAATCAGTCACGCAATCAAGAATGTCCACGGTGTCAG AACGGGGCTGTTCACTCCAGACCTGGCGTTTGAGGCCATCGTGAAAAAGCAGATCGTTAAGCTGAAAACACCCTGTCTCAAATGTATCGATCTGGTCATTCAGGAGCTCATCAACACAGTCAGGCAGTGCACCAACAAG CTCAATTCTTACCccagactgagagaggagacCGAGAGGATTGTCACCACCCatgtcagagaaagagaagggaagacCAAGGACCAG GTTCTGCTGCTGATTGACATTGAGCTGTCCTACATCAACACCAACCATGAGGACTTCATAGGCTTTGCTAA CGCCCAGCAGAGGAACACAGCTGCAAACAAGAAGAGGGCCATACCTAACCAG CTTGGCGGACTGGGAGAGGTCCTCGAGGAGAAG GTGATCAGGAAAGGCTGGCTAACCATCAACATCAGCATCATGAAGGGTGGCTCCAAGGAGTACTGGTTTGTCCTGACCGCCGAGTCCCTGTCCTGGTACAAAGATGAGGAG gaaaaagaaaagaagtatATGCTGCCTTTGGATAACCTGAAGATCAGAGATGTGGAGAAAGGCTTTATGTCCACAAAGCACATCTTCGCAATCTTCAACACTGAACAAAG GAACGTGTATAAGGATCTTCGCCAAATAGAACTGGCCTGTGATTCTCAAGAGGATGTGGACAGCTGGAAAGCATCCTTCCTCAGGGCAGGAGTTTATCCAGAGAAGGATCAG ACGGAGAATGAAGAGGCTGCCCCCGCAGACACGTTCTCCATGGACCCTCAGTTGGAGCGACAGGTGGAAACCATCCGCAACCTGGTCGATTCGTACATCGGCATCATCAACAAATCCATCAGAGACCTCGTGCCCAAGACCATCATGCATCTCATGATCAACAGT GCAAAGGATTTCATCCACTCAGAGCTGCTGGCCTACCTCTACTCATCTGGGGATCAGAACAGTCTGATGGAGGAGTCAGCCGACCAGGCCCAGCGTAGAGACGAAATGCTACGCATGTATCATGCACTCAAGGAGGCGCTGCACATTATTGGCGACATCAGCGCCAACACTATCTCCACCCCAGTACCCCCACCCGTAAATGACACCTGGCTCCAAGAAGCCAG CCCAACCCCTCAGCGTAGGCCGCCTCCTGCAGCAGCCCCACCCCCCAGCCGTCCGCCTGCTGTTCGGGGTCCAACACCAGGACCACCCATGAACCCTTCCCCTGCCTTCGGAGTGCCGCTCAACCCCTCTCCCGCCTTCGGTGCACCACCAATCCCCTCTCGCCCGGGCCAGCCCATGAACGCCTTCAACAGCGGCCAGGATCCCTTCAGCGCACCCCCACAGATCCCCTCCCGGCCCGCCCGCATCCCACCAGGTGTACCCAG CCGAAGACCCCCCGGCGCTCCTTCTCACCGGCCCACCATTATCCGCCCTGCTGAGCCCTCCCTGCTAGACTAG
- the qtrt1 gene encoding queuine tRNA-ribosyltransferase catalytic subunit 1 has translation MAAVIECGADIDTTPENHMSLKKTLSSASPLTLRIVAECSVTKARACDLVLPHCTVSTPVFMPVGTQGTLKGITVDQLEGLGCQICLGNTYHLGMRPGPDLIEKANGLHGFMNWKRNLLTDSGGFQMVSLVELSEVTEEGVKFKSPYDGKEILLSPEKSISIQNSLGSDIMMQLDDVVSSTVTGPRVEEAMHRSIRWLDRCIAANKNPDKQNLFAIIQGGLNADLRKTCLDEMTKRDVPGFAIGGLSGGEEKDDFWRMVTLSTDHLPREKPRYLMGVGYAVDLVVCVALGCDMFDCVFPTRTARFGSALVPWGSLQVKHKQYAKDLQPIDPDCKCPTCKRHSRAYLHALFKSDTAAMHHITIHNIAYQLTLMRSVRQSIVEGHFPEFIRTFMKRMFPSRDQYPSWAVDALASVNVTLE, from the exons ATGGCCGCTGTCATAGAGTGCGGGGCTGATATAGATACTACTCCAGAAAACCACATGTCCCTTAAGAAAACTCTGTCTTCAGCTTCTCCCCTCACTCTGCGAATTGTTGCTGAGTGCTCAGTAACAAAAGCAAGAGCATGTGATCTAGTACTGCCACACTGCACCGTCAGCACCCCGGTTTTCATGCCTGTGGGCACTCAGGGGACTCTGAAGGGAATCACTGTGGACCAGCTAGAGGGTCTTGGATGTCAGATCTGTCTTGGGAACACATACCACCTGGGCATGAGACCG GGACCTGATCTGATCGAGAAAGCCAATGGCTTACATGGGTTCATGAACTGGAAGAGAAATCTTTTAACT GACAGTGGAGGATTTCAGATGGTGTCTCTCGTTGAACTCTCCGAGGTCACTGAGGAAGGGGTCAAGTTCAAGTCCCCCTATGATGGCAAAGAGATCCTCCTAAGTCCTGAGAAATCCATCAGCATACAGAACAGCCTGG GGTCAGACATCATGATGCAGCTGGATGACGTGGTCAGCAGTACTGTGACAGGACCGCGGGTGGAGGAGGCCATGCACAGATCTATTCGCTGGCTGGACCGCTGCATAGCGGCCAATAAAAATCCAGACAAACAGAACCTTTTTGCTATCATACAGGGAGGGCTGAATGCAGACCTGCGCAAGACTTGTCTAGATG AAATGACAAAGCGTGATGTTCCTGGTTTTGCCATTGGAGGcctgagtggaggagaggagaaggatgaCTTCTGGCGGATGGTCACGCTGAGTACTGACCACCTGCCACGAGAGAAACCTCGATACCTCATGGGTGTGGG GTATGCTGTGGATTTGGTGGTGTGTGTCGCTCTGGGATGTGATATGTTTGACTGCGTGTTCCCCACCCGCACTGCA AGGTTTGGCTCTGCCTTGGTGCCTTGGGGATCTCTCCAGGTAAAACACAAGCAATATGCCAAGGACCTCCAGCCCATAGACCCAGACTGCAAGTGTCCCACCTGTAAGAG acatAGTCGAGCTTATCTGCATGCTCTGTTTAAGAGTGACACTGCAGCCATGCATCATATCACCATCCATAACATTGCCTACCAG CTCACCCTGATGCGCTCTGTGAGGCAGAGCATCGTGGAGGGCCATTTCCCTGAGTTTATACGGACGTTCATGAAGCGAATGTTCCCATCTCGTGACCAGTATCCCAGCTGGGCTGTGGACGCTCTGGCCTCGGTCAATGTTACACTGGAGTAG